The proteins below come from a single Vanessa tameamea isolate UH-Manoa-2023 chromosome 15, ilVanTame1 primary haplotype, whole genome shotgun sequence genomic window:
- the LOC113396527 gene encoding uncharacterized protein LOC113396527 has product MARLKSDCVKWTLVLVLTIFSQYVYSRPQLESTTLDVVQNIATEKTEDLMRNSTEVISEPTKRKEPENETLPSTPNTSRDVKNKVPVIGESIKKVATQLLDKPNKTIEVPVLTDTRIPPKVKTQFVQKLKVKTRNEDADAIPENSHTGIAVPVTMEELELENKDIPNESSTTNEGISTWILLSNPVNKDNNSVSTEPTQAEEIQKKQKPTLPKNKNKRPQNKSPVAKRPIIGSTNKADLVAGGSAISENVYNKIKDTVLSNVQKNKNTSPRTTTTSSTTPTPSTEALTTKATVSVMPVVKVTSKPAKKSHKNKQKTSTTTTTTTTTPAPIVSESAILPMEAKEQEIELEINTPATTTKKPKRTSTRKKTKTKKRKTSKPKPETSTAVSADVKTSNKTKTNKNSKKPASSSSSVGPFTSQIYNYFSREVMPSVGVSFLGLGLVGLASYLFFPFGTPVRRTIEVDKKDDIYRHNAEEYASEGNGQPEEEMLGTVLAGMPIHSKQKLNPYAGQMAYINRYPVKKDQDLRYRHVANNNYETNHNNHYPQQKTGIAHGAVYPDSFNYNRYQYETRHNINAYTTEKKYDKAQTYSPYPAVEPIYAAPEVESTGISSFGNDASSSVVYGVKPSGDSDFKPVYPYETQFYSETTSNPNIMTYPPTSMYLGSNNDEEEINNSKYSNEKSADDESTDNKFVVGNVPKELTETATPIVVPEHGPRKLNRKRRNARRKRGIVGSIEDILKAARENKENEIFISNEIDDGLEAPIRRPSLFEIMQSTNEETTPENKEVFTVYAVSVDPAKEFPQTEVPSTIKNQVIESVSTLPVDDKKGKATETEMSNELDVTTDAFKIFEVFPTIKSDVSEKSSPLINDNNNSKTDSTTQFKNMNTETTTEIRSETTSTMPPSPPPVSVTSKRPRPSYGPEVITYPPLVNSGGNGFFDFLKRIVEFKYRLGLSILQSTSESLNRYLRSLDGKSF; this is encoded by the exons ATGGCGCGTCTAAAAAGTGATTGTGTTAAGTGGACTTTAGTTTTAGTGTTAACTATATTTAGTCAATATGTTTATTCGCGGCCTCAGCTCGAATCGACTACATTAGACGTAGTGCAAAATATCGCAACGGAAAAAACAGAGGATCTTATGAG AAATTCTACTGAAGTAATTTCGGAACCAACTAAGCGGAAGGAGCCTGAAAATGAAACTTTACCATCTACACCGAACACTTCAAgagatgttaaaaataaagtgcCAGTCATTGGAGAATCCATTAAGAAAGTTGCAACACAACTCCTCGATAAGCCGAACAAAACGATCGAAGTGCCAGTTTTGACAGATACCAGAATACCACCAAAAGTAAAGACTCAGTTCGTCcaaaaattaaaagtcaaaaCTAGAAATGAAGACGCTGATGCCATTCCTGAAAACTCGCATACGGGCATTGCTGTTCCAGTTACAATGGAAGAATTAGAACTGGAAAATAAAGACATACCAAACGAATCATCCACAACAAATGAAGGAATATCCACTTGGATATTGTTAAGCAATCCTGTTAACAAAGATAATAATTCCGTATCGACAGAGCCAACACAAGCAGAAGAGATTCAAAAGAAACAGAAACCTACATTacccaaaaacaaaaacaagagGCCACAAAATAAATCTCCGGTGGCTAAGCGACCAATTATTGGGAGTACAAATAAAGCTGATTTGGTAGCTGGTGGTTCGGCAATTAGTGAAAATGTTTACAACAAAATCAAGGATACAGTACTATCAAAtgtacaaaagaataaaaatacatctCCCCGTACAACCACAACTAGTAGTACTACTCCTACGCCATCGACTGAAGCTTTAACAACTAAGGCAACTGTTTCAGTTATGCCTGTTGTCAAAGTTACTTCGAAGCCAGCTAAAAAatctcacaaaaataaacaaaaaacaagtaCTACCACTACAACAACTACAACTACGCCCGCACCCATTGTTAGTGAATCAGCGATATTACCGATGGAAGCTAAGGAACAAGAAATTGAATTAGAGATTAACACACCAGCCACAACAACTAAAAAACCAAAACGAACATCAACTAGGAAGAAGACAAAAACGAAGAAGCGTAAAACATCAAAACCGAAGCCTGAGACCTCGACTGCGGTATCTGCAGATGTTAAAACATcaaacaaaactaaaacaaacaagaaCTCAAAAAAACCagctagtagtagtagtagtgtaGGTCCATTTACTTCACAAATTTACAATTACTTCTCGAGAGAAGTAATGCCTTCAGTTGGAGTTAGTTTTCTGGGTCTAGGATTAGTAGGACTCGCTAGCTACCTGTTTTTCCCCTTTGGTACTCCCGTTAGAAGAACTATTGAAGTTGATAAGAAAGACGATATTTATAGACACAATGCTGAAGAATACGCAAGTGAAGGTAACGGTCAACCTGAAGAAGAAATGCTTGGTACTGTTCTAGCTGGTATGCCTATTCATTCGAAACAAAAACTCAATCCATATGCCGGTCAAATGGCTTATATAAATAGGTATCCCGTTAAAAAAGATCAAGATTTAAGATATCGTCATGTAGCcaacaataattatgaaacaaatcACAATAATCATTATCCGCAACAAAAGACAGGAATAGCCCATGGTGCCGTTTATCCAGACTCCTTTAATTACAATCGTTATCAATACGAAACACGACATAATATAAATGCTTATACcacagaaaaaaaatacgataaagCCCAGACGTACAGCCCTTATCCAGCGGTTGAGCCAATTTATGCAGCACCTGAAGTTGAATCCACTGGTATATCATCATTTGGAAACGATGCATCAAGTTCTGTTGTTTATGGAGTGAAGCCATCAGGAGATTCAGACTTTAAGCCAGTTTATCCTTACGAAACACAATTTTACAGTGAGACAACGAGTAATCCTAATATTATGACATATCCCCCGACATCAATGTACTTAGGTTCCAACAATGatgaagaagaaataaataatagcaaataTTCCAATGAAAAAAGTGCCGACGATGAatcaacagataataaatttgtCGTTGGAAATGTACCAAAAGAGCTAACAGAAACAGCAACACCCATCGTAGTACCCGAACACGGTCCCAGAAAGTTAAATAGGAAAAGAAGAAATGCTCGTCGTAAGCGAGGAATTGTAGGTTCAATTGAAGATATTTTAAAGGCTGCGAGggaaaataaagaaaacgaaaTTTTTATAAGCAACGAAATTGATGACGGCCTTGAGGCTCCGATAAGACGAccttctttatttgaaataatgcaATCGACCAACGAAGAAACGACACCAGAAAACAAAGAAGTATTTACAGTATATGCGGTATCTGTTGACCCCGCTAAAGAATTCCCACAAACTGAAGTGCCTAGCACAATAAAAAATCAAGTTATTGAAAGCGTATCAACTTTACCCGTTGACGATAAAAAAGGTAAAGCAACTGAAACTGAAATGTCGAATGAACTCGACGTAACGACAgatgcttttaaaatttttgaagtaTTTCCTACGATTAAGTCAGATGTCAGTGAAAAAAGTAGTCCtttgataaatgataataataattcgaaaaCAGATTCcacaacacaattcaaaaatatgaatactgaAACAACAACTGAAATCCGATCGGAGACGACGTCAACAATGCCTCCTTCACCCCCACCAGTATCAGTAACCAGTAAACGACCAAGGCCTTCGTACGGTCCAGAAGTGATAACATATCCGCCCTTGGTGAATTCTGGAGGAAATGGTTTTTTTGATTTCCTTAAAAGAATCGTCGAATTCAAATACAGACTAGGATTAAGCATTTTACAAAGTACTTCCGAGTCTCTGAATAGATATTTACGAAGCTTAGACGGTAAAAGCTTTTGA